CGACGCGTAGTTTTTGGATCTGACTTTAGTGCTTCCTATTCCTCGTCCTCCAGGACCTCCAGGATTTTGGGAAGACGCGTTAGGGTGCgctggaaaataaatatttatacactcAATCGTCAAATTGAGCAAACGATGCATACGGGaatcaaatatttatgtaGTTCAAGGCTAGGATCAGATGTGGGTATGTAGGTTACATTTGttcaaacaaattttgttTGCTAACAAGTACCATATTGTCAACTCTGACTAATGCTACCATAGTACCGTGCTTGGGACATTTTCGTGTAATCATTACACTTTCTTCTCGTTTATTTAATACACCAGTTCGAAACCAATGAttgaaatgattattattgtcCTAGGTATTACTCCATATTTACTGTAAAATATTCAATGAATTCACTTTACGGTGATCTTCCttcgaaaaataacaaatttcagAGTAGGAACCCTTTAAAAGCACAGGTAAATCTAATTTCATGAAAGTACTTTGTTCAGAAATCAATTTTCCCAGACCATAGCATTTGAGTCGGCAACTTAATCCACCAAAATAGTACTTCACTTTATCGTGTCGAAATCAAATCCAATTTCTGAATGAGACCTTGAAGGTAGAAATTATGAAAGCTGGTCCCATCTGTCCAAATACTCAAAACTATGCCACGGTagcttgaaattaaaaaaaatcctcagaaTCGCGATTGTTGAACTCAAATACTCGATCGAAAAACTGGGTATatgaattatataaaatttactttttttcttctcggcTTCCTCGAGTCTCTTCTGTGCCCATTCGCTGAACGATGGTATATCTTCGTGAGGATCCGTCCCCGTTGCGGTAACCAAAACATCGAGCATAACACTTGCGTCCTCTGCAGAGCCTTCAGTCAGTCTCACCCTGGCCTCATTTTCCGGAAGCTCCGAGGTGTTCTCAATTCTGTCTTCTGTACCTAGTAATTCTTCAGCAGATACTATCACCTCTTCTTCCCCGCCCTTGCCGCTGCTTTGATCCGCCCTTACGATCACCACTTCGAGAGTGTCGTTCTCATCGGAGACAGTCTGTTGACCCGTAAGTTTGTTTTCGTGTTCTACCGGTTGCTCTTCTCGATCCGTGGTCAGGTTCTGCGATGTTTCCAAGCTTTTATCTGCTTTCAAATTCGTCGATGTCAGAAGTTCCGACGGTGACGATAGCTCCGTTGGTTCCGATACTCTCGCAGAGTTGCTCAGTGCGAGGCTCAGGTTGCTGACAACTGATTTATTTCCCAATTTATCCAACGATATCCTTGGTTCGGTTAAACTCTGAAGTTCGGCGGCTGCGGTATCCACCAATGTGAGGACCACCGCCTGGTCAGCTTCGGGAATGctacaaataaaaatgcacATCCGATTTGAACATATTGTCTGAAGAAAACCTCGTAAGCACAGTAATTTTCATCTCCATTCGATTTCTGCTTATCGGCCAAGTGTTCATGGCAAGGCTGCAAAAAAAGAGGGCGTCGTATGATCTACAGGTTAACGACATATGCACCTCGGGGATTCTCACCGATTGTTCAGTCTGGCAGGAAAACACCACAGTACGACAACGACTCCGAGGTAAAGTACCGCCGCATGTAGTAATTGTCCTGTAGAATCCTCGGCCCACCTCATAGGACACGGGGAAGAACTCTTTTTAGCCATAACTCCGCAGCGCgctaattattaaatttatttttttattttattttaatcattttatcGTTCTTTCAAATATCATTCTCATTTTGTTGACATTCATCTGCCGCTGACGGGGCTATCTAGCCACGTAGGCAACTCGCGGTTGATCCACTACGATGCTGTATATTTTCGCACAAACTTCAAATTACTTCCACTACGAtttattaaacatttattgttcatGTTATGAGATTTAAATCGACAATTTAGACAAACGCTTTTTTATCTGTACAGAAAAACTCGACACTAACAGGTATGAATTTCATTTCCgcctttaaaaaatattcattagtAAACTAACCAGCGGGAGAacatctgtgaaaaaaaaaaaaaattagtagaaaaaaataaattcacgtgATGAATCCTCCATGGAATCCCATCATTTTATATCGCATTAGCAATAGAAGTGATGGTGTAGCTGGTGCATTGTAAAACCTACAGGCGATCGGATTTTTCCTGCGAATGGGAAAGTAGAACAGAgaacagaaatcgattggttTCTTTAAAAGCTGCCATACCGTATTAGGTCTCTGGTATATTAGTCGCTCACTAATTGAGCCTCATCAACGGCAATTAAACGAAGCGATAAGAAAATCCCACGTTCTATTACCACCAATTCTGCATCTCAACTCGCGGGGAGATATATGAAACTCGGAGAGAAATTCAGATTGAAGGCTGGCTTACACGGTGACATTGTCGagaattgaaattgcttctTACTACAACTACGTgaatatacgcatatattGCCCGAGTGGCGATGAAGATTAACGTAGGTGCGTTTATAAGAGGTGGTTCTCATCTTACACGCGAATGGGGTAAAATCACTTCTCgcaactgacaatgagcttGCGATCTCCACGAACAGCATAGCAGTGTAAAACGCAGGATAGACAAGTGTCGAGAAGACTTGGAACTGTCTAGTTGAGAACAGGCGTTAAGAGAAGATCCTGATGAATATAATGCATTGCGTCATCTCATTCCCCATAAAGCACAGTGGGGATTTATTGGAACGGTCAAAAGCACAGACCGAATTCAGTGCAGAACCAGCAACGGCGAAAGATCTTCCAAACAAGAAAGTACTAGGACTgtggaaataaagaaatatgcCGGACAAAAGTGTCAGATCCAATGTGAGGTcacggataaaaaatttcgctaGCGAGGCGCCGTTTTTCTGCAAAGTAATCGAACTCGTAAGTGGAATACATACAACGAATTATTTGTCACGGTACTTATAAATTGAACATTAACGTATACGAACGAATCGAGGAAATGGAACATAAGTACTAAATCGCACAATTGGTGAAAGCGCAATCATCCCGAAACTTTTTACTTGACAGATCCTCTGCGTCATAGCGGTAGGATTGATAGTGGATCCATTCAACAATCTCCAAATGAAGCCGGACGTGAACCACGCTGGACTCATTCATGTTTCGATGTGCGGTTACATTTTGATAAACGCAATCATCATTCTGTGCTATCTGCTCGGTGAACGTCAGCCAAAGAGGATGGTGAGCCTGCTCTCGTTGACTTCCCGAGTCACCGCTCGTCAAAGTTTCGcgttgaatattcaatttcttgaTTTTGTCGAACTGTGTTAGATTTCCCTACAGTGACAATTTTTCTATAGTTTTGATATCATGAAGAATCCTGTTCGCTGTGGCCTTTCGGTGTACCTCAAAGTTGTAATAGACTAATATCTTTTCCcacatttttgaaaacacaTAATCTGGAACGAAATATTTCCTGCTGCCGTgtgtgtaaaagaaaaatgtcgtGCTTGCACAGAACTCAAAATATGTTAAAATCCAAATTCGAATCATATCGATTAGGACAAGTTAGAACAACCcgatatacatgtattcagGTACAGAAAAATATGAGAATTCAATAGATTTGGTGTTCTTTTCACCAGTAGCAATCTTTCTATCGCaatgaaataatataattgcaTGTTATCTCGTATTGTTACAGTCGATTATATTTGCCGTGGTGGGCGCGATTCTCTGCTGCGCTTCCGGCGTCGTGCTCATCTACGACTGGAGTAAATTGCAGCAGGACATGATATACAAATACTGGGATCAATACTCTAATCAGGTGGTCGCCAGCGGGGTCTTCGCGTTACTGGCATCGGTCGTGTTTCTGATCGAGGCGTTCGTAACGAGAAAAAACGAGTAAGGTATGAAAAGCGAATAAAAACGAGTTTGGCGATCTGCTTCGACCGGGAACCTAAATGCGCGCTGTAACGGATTAACCGAGCGATCATTGCGTAACACCTGGAACACGGGAAACATACGTACCTACTGCACACGTTACACGCATCACGAGAACAACGGTTTCCTTTCCAGTTAAAGAGTCTCTATTTACCTATTGCGTAAGGcttgattcgaaaaaaataaggtCGCAGCGTCATACACGCATACTTTATTTcccaacaataacaataactgCGACAAAggaatgtatgtataatgtgcATTTTACAAGTCATGTAAATTTTAACCGCCCCAGTTTACCATactaatatacgtataatatgataCTCAGTGtactcaatttcaatttctaataAACTGACTACCCCGCAAACCCAATTgtattattacatatatatgaagcAGAGAAGAAAGAACTTAAATCTACATAAGCTCACAGATTATATCTGCGATCTGTATGCACACATTGTATTATCTACAGTGTAACGTGTCTGGTTATCTGAGCGCATTGTTAGAGAATACCCTTTTTACACGTCGCGAAGTCAGATATGTGTAATTTAAGTAGTATGAGCGTCACAATAGTCAGACGTTCGAACCTCGTTTCGAACACAGAAATCATTGCGCACGGATTATTTCCGCAACGCAATACCGGCAATTTAGTATACCGATACCTACATAAAACAATGTAAACGATACCGAATAATGCATACATGGACACGGTTGAAGTAAACAATTTGACAAgggtgataaaaaatttgtcggtgaatttttgttctttctttctcaaGAGGGTGCCCAGGTCGATTACGACGTTGTCGTTTATATCTCGAATTATGCACGGCCAGGTATCTCAAAAGCAAAAAAGGGCATAAATACTACATGCAGTTCTGACCAAAATCACTCTGACACATTGTTGCGTCAAATAAATTGTACGAACAATGTGACTGTTGTACCTTTTTTTGCGTTCGAGATACGTGGACTTGGATAATGCGAGATACATAGGACAACATCGAACTCGACTAGGAGACCTCGTTAAACGTACtcgaatttttcatccctGAGTTTTCCTCGCAAGTATAGTATATTCACGTTAAATCGATCCTGTCAGACGAACGTCAACTCCGCGCTGTTTAACCGTTGACATCGCACTGTGGGACAACCTAATATTAGAACCCCCGACACTTTAAGTCGACTCCTACCTTGCGTCGCTAACAGCCGTTGGTGCGAACCGAACCGTTacttggtaaaaaaattttaaaacatttttaaagtCGAAAAAGATCGTTCTCTCTCGATCGGTATTGTTGGACCACTACATTTCCCTTCTTCcacttttttccttctctctcgtCTCATGTGCAACGAATAAATTTGTACAATCAATACATGTACGGAACTGTGTCAGCCTCTTACTACCTTAAAATGGGCAACTTTAAGGAAGCATGtggcaagttttttttttcttttcgaatcTCGTCAATATTGTAGTTATATTATAGCGTTTTCGATCAAGCGAGATGAGATTTATTTGCAGAATTCGCATTTGAAAGTTAGACACGATTTATAAACGTAAAAGTTTggattttgtcaaattttccgACAACTTGTTTGAAGAAACATTATGCTCCAAGATTCTTATCATACTTCAGCTTTCAACATATTTCGACTACATTTTGCTATTCCATGAAGATCAATCGCTCTACTTCTCATTATTTTATACGAAAAAGAAGTGcacaaaaaatcgatatctTAAAGCAAATAACTTTATTCCGTATTGAAATACGAGAAGCCGAATACTTTTGCAGTTGCAGTATTTTACCTGGCCACAAAGGTATTTAAAAGACAGATTCCGCTGACGTAATACATGGGTATtgttcaaacaaaattttgctaGTTATCGAAAAACAGTTGTAGTTTGGAGTATGGACTATGAATGCTACTAGGATACAAGTAAGGCAAATGCAATTGTTTAAATTCTATTTAAACGAACGGCAAATGTACCTTCCGAAAAGAATAATTATACTATCACAAACGGAAAATGCAGATGAAGAATTACATTACTAAACAAACAAATGTCGAATTTACTTAATGCGTTACAACAATTGTGTACaaagaaaaatcttcaaaCCGTTATATTCACATTCACCACACGGCAATCAACACTGGATACCTAAATATCTCTCgtccatttatttatttcttatatttattttcaatttctgaacGAAGAAAACCGGTCGAAATGCAACTCGAAGGAGCTACGATTTCCAACTCctgaagaaatatttaaatttacgaGACACATATCAATTCTCACATAGCTCCAATATTCACATCACATTTTACACACTCCGTGGCCGTATAGATGTATGATTATAGTAACAATACTCTGTCCAACCGACgtgaaacaataaatttcacaGCGTACTGCGGACGtgagaaaaagtaaatttatatttatagcCGTAAACCACCACGTGGCGTGACTTGAGAATCGTTGCACAAAATCAGTCACGAGTATTACACCGACGAACAGTTTGTACGAATGACGTTTATATACAACGTATACTAATACACGTCGCAAGTACTTGAATACATCGTGCATACAAGTGTAATATTACAACTCGCGATAATAACGACGCACTTAAAAAATCAGTTATTCTCTGAACCAAGTTGTCGTCGACGGCAAGTATTCTTCGTCAACAAGTTGTCTCGCATTTAGCGGAGTATTGAATGGTAACATTAGGCCGAGAAGTTGGTGGGTATATTGCggtataataatgacaatgatAAAGCAAGCATGTATACataagtatgtatatacatacacacatatatatacatatacatacatctatATAAAGGTGCAAGTAAAATGAGACGAGGAAAGAGCGTTTAAATGTTATACGCGAAAAACCGTGAGAAGAATCCCCGACAGGGCGTCGCGGCGCGTATCGACGCCCGGCGCGGCGTCGACGAGTTGCAACTATCAGAGCTTCGATTCTGGGATCGTTGCCTCCCACCCGTATCTGGCGCCACTCCTCTCCTTCGCTCATGCTcctgcacacacacacacacgctctctccctctcctctctctccttGGTTCTGAAAGGCGCGGAAGCGTCTCTCCAAACGGACAGGTGCACGTGTCAATTAAAAGACTGCACAGCCTGCATTATGCTGCGTTTTAAAGTACCATTTTCAAGCGTTGCTAGGGTACAATAATGTCTATCTCGCCCGAGTAAAAAGGCATGAACGACGTTTGCCGATATTGCAGAAACCACTCGTTACCCGGAACGACATGACATCGCCGCGTCGCTCAATGCCAACCACGTGCAGTTTCATTGAACAGGCCACGGCCCTCTGTTTTATTTGGTGACTCACTGGTATCGACTGGAGTTGAAAGGTGACTGTAATGCAACAGATTCGAATGGTACCCGCAATGGTACCGGCGTGTAACACTTGgaattagaaacaaaaataaagcaACGAGGAAGAATGAATGCGTGACAAACGTCAATTTAGAATTATGCAGCTTGTACAGAGATTTCTCTAAGTACTAGAATAGCCGGTTTCACGTGAAGCAATAATTCAATCACGAGGAGAGAAACCATCAACCTGCGAACTAGACGCGAACAACTGGTTCAACGATTTATCCGCTGTTGCAGAGGCAATTATattagaaatataaatttaacgaGGATACTTtctcgaataaattttatttaaaaattattatactatCTGTGACGCGGGTGCTTATAGGGCATGAAAGCCGCAAACATAAATAGGACACAATATGTGCATATCAcatgtgcgtgtgtgtgtgtatgtaaaAATGCGAACAGGGATATAGAATATAGAGTTTAGATCTCCCTGACATACCCAGATATATGATAATACCAGATTACTGATTTTTCCCCGGTTACTAACTTGTACAGTAACGATTTCATTCGGAAGAATATGCTGAATAAATTGTCGACaatagtaaaataaatttcaagagAAGAACAATATAAAATCGGTGTAACGTGTAACATTAATTTTTGTATACACGTAACGAAAGTTGTAACAATTAGCAATTTGCAAATTGATCTTGTCCTACGCTACCCTTTTAGTACTCCCAAATTTTATTCTCTGCGTACAAACGTTTCGGTACGTTAAACAATTCATTGTTCTGTTCTGCgttaagagaaaaaatgtcgtTTGCCTTCGCGTCCAGAACGTAAAGTTCGTGTGACTGAGTGGTTACAACGTGTCTAGGTACTTTTTGAGGAAGAATGTAGCAAACAAGGGGATCAAaacaaggtcgaccgataacTTTCTCGGCTGATACGGGCGGGCAATTCGGCATATCTAATACCGTAGAACGAGCGTGAATATTCTCGGTGATAAACTACGAGCGAAGTTTCGGTCGAGGAGCGAACCGGGAGATAAGACAAGAGAGACCATTGTTTTGTATATCGCATGAAGGAATATGGAACAGGGCGGAAGGAAGCGGCGGCGTTTGATAGTCAAATTACACGAACACCTTATACGTAGCAGGCGTAATACAATCGTATTATGGTGAGCAATACAGGGACAATTGTAGATAGCGCAAATATCCGCTGCTGATAACAACAGCCGATATAAATGTGAGCACACGCGTTCATCAGGCATGGTGGGCGTATGATTTTTGCGTGCCGAGATGACGACTACAACATTTACgtataaatttgtatattCGAAAACTAATCACTCACAATCCCTGACAATGAGACTTACTTTACTTCAATTTGCGCTTGGTCTGGTATTGACCGAGAGTGCAGAGCATGCGGAAAAGGGATCGCTGAACATTCCAGAGTGAAGCCCTGCGGTCTAGGTCACGGTTAAAACCGCGAGACACGCAACACGATTGAAGGTGTTATAATTAGGAAAGGGCGTTTCTGGTGTATGCTGCATTGGTTTTTGAATTCTCAAGATTCTTAGACGATTTCTCATGCTGTTATATGCTTACTGGTTAAGATTTTCATCACTACTCTGCAGCCTAAATATATTATCGAAATAACGAAGATGTAGGAAATAAGAAGCTATTCTTTTCTATCTTCACGCGTCCATTTTTTCGTCCACATTTCTTTGAGAAACGGGAGTTGTGATTCATGAGAAACGTGTAGGCAGACTGAAATAACTCGGGCACGTGCGGTATAATCCAATTGTCGAATAAAACGAGCGATATAAACAAAAAGCGAGAAAGTTAGCATCGCGTGGTTGAAATCCCAATTAGTTTTTTACCTAAGTTAATGAATACGAGAAAAATTCTGTCAGCATATTTCGAATATCCCACTCCCGACAGAATTCGGTTATTTAACttcgtctttttcttttcctctcgcTTTCGCGTCAActgtttattattcatttgtatacataaatatgtgCGTACCATGCGGTATTACGCAGATATTATCGACGTGCGATATTCGTCACAACCGGGAGTGTAGAGATCACTGACGTGGAGATAAAGTATCGGCGAATGAAAAACACGCGAGAAAAACGAAAGCAAACAGAAAAACACGGCGCTATGTATCTGCGGTTACAGCATCTTGGGCAAGCTGCCAGAATAAGCAGCGTCGAACGAACGACCATCTTATCTGCCTATCGTTGCAGATATCCACGCGTCTCTGCTCTGTGTACAGCATATTTAATTGCGACGTATGTCGCGATAGGAAATCCTATACGGTAACGAGCGCCGAGGGCTCTGATACATATAATGCACACCTTTCCGGAACGTGACACCGGGCGAATTTCTCGTTAAGGAACAAGGCTGGATCGAGGCTAATCCGGATCTGGTGTGATCTGAAATAGGCGTATTAGGTATCCTAGGGAATGTACACTTGTGCATTCGTGTGGTGCGTGAGGCCGCGACGTCTGACCGAAACTGTGCAACTTGAACCATGAACAGCTAAACTAGACCTCAGTTTCACTCTTTATATTGGGTATGTAAATCGTATACGCATACCTAATATCTAAAGCGAAGCCTTGCCCTTGGCGTCACTGGCGTGAAACAGATATGGAATGGGGAAGCTAGCGCAAAGATAATTGTTCGTTTACGAGTAGGCTAATATTTGGTTGACAGCTTACTTTTCGGCTCTTATAATATGGCTCTGCTTCTCATAAGTCTGCCGAAAATAGTTatctaaaaaaatgttgcagaAAAGTATTTTTGACTAGAAATTTCTGTACGTGAAAAACTGGCTAAAAATACGGGTTCCGGCCATGTTTATCAATAGTTTTACTCTAAACATCTAAGTTGAAGGTAGGTACATGAACCCAAGcctttgaaattgaaaatttcaggaaacAGTCAAGGACCTTACAAGAATAAAACATACCCTTGAGATAGATTTGGTTGCTGAGACAAAACATCGCCGAATAGTTCTAGCTCGGGAAGCTCCTTTGCTGTTTTTTCACCATTTATTGTTGGGTTAGGGTGAGGCACTGCATCTGCCGTTTCTCTCTGTAAATAATGGcaagaaatttttaccaaaaaaagatcgtaaattgatgaaacattgaaaacttaATTAGAAGATATTCAAAGTTCTGTGTATTTTTACTGTATGTTGATACTACTACGAATAATTTGGCAACTGTGAGACTTTTTTAAACATTGTAGAGGTAGAAATTCTTAGGAAATCTGCCAAGCACAACAATATTCTTAAACGATAAgtgacaaaaatatttttccaaactaTATGAAGTGCATTTCAGGCACCaccatataattatatttagcCACATTTACGTGTCAGCTGACATTGACACAGATTAGAATGACGCATGTCCAATTGCTTGGTGGGGTCATGCATCCAGTTCAATCATACAAATAGGCTGGGCATTCCAACCATATATCTTAGAGAGTTAAACAGCTTATCTCAGTCTTATTGACGTGTAAATCAGCTTGATTGGTAAGAAAGTGGAGCAAAGAATGAATAACAATCTGCAATAGCTGTATTTCCAAACTAACAAATCTGCTAAAAGTTACCTTTTGCGTCTATTGAAAATACAGAACTCGGTTTACAAGTATCTTTACTTACAAATCTTTTAGCGCCATGTCACGAATAGTCATCAAATTCACAAAGGCTGATGCTTGGTGATAAACGTATATGCGAATAGTGCTGTTCAAGTCATTAAGCAGTTGGTAAGGTCGTAAGTTTAATTAATCAAGGTTTTATGTGTGCTACACAAACAGAGTTAGAATACTATTTGGCATAAAGCAAGAGCAAGTATTGCAACATTTTACAATGTTGTCAGAAATTCGATTATTTACTATTTCATTTACTATACTTATTTTCGTTATAAATTAAACCATAccacaatatttttcacatcatcGATGTTTGTTTGTGTTTCCTTCTGAGCTCCAATTCCACTTGGGAATGTAACATGTGAGTCATGATCATTTTCTCCGCCACTGTCGTTAATTGTTATATTAGCCGAAGCTCCGGAACTTCCCTTATTGCGACTGCCATAGGTATCCTTTGCTCCTTTTGTCCCTTCGGAAGCGACGATTAGGAACAAAAGTGCGCTGAAACAATAGAAACTAGTTGGAA
The sequence above is drawn from the Neodiprion pinetum isolate iyNeoPine1 chromosome 2, iyNeoPine1.2, whole genome shotgun sequence genome and encodes:
- the LOC124211626 gene encoding uncharacterized protein; its protein translation is MPDKSVRSNVRSRIKNFASEAPFFCKVIELILCVIAVGLIVDPFNNLQMKPDVNHAGLIHVSMCGYILINAIIILCYLLGERQPKRMSIIFAVVGAILCCASGVVLIYDWSKLQQDMIYKYWDQYSNQVVASGVFALLASVVFLIEAFVTRKNE